The Devosia sp. YIM 151766 genome includes a region encoding these proteins:
- a CDS encoding SIMPL domain-containing protein (The SIMPL domain is named for its presence in mouse protein SIMPL (signalling molecule that associates with mouse pelle-like kinase). Bacterial member BP26, from Brucella, was shown to assemble into a channel-like structure, while YggE from E. coli has been associated with resistance to oxidative stress.), which produces MKFIGVVAALLVAAGIALAGWFVGTSLVESRQPLRTVTVKGLSERAVQADLGFWPIRFVATGPTLEAARASLERSEQAVRDFLADRGFAEGEIQVQNVLVEDRAAGYNASSMNDEYRFVLTEDMLVTTDRVTDLADASRSVADLLRQGVVFSSDAYSAGASFVFTDINEHKSAMLTEATQRARETAEQFATESGALVGDIQTANQGVFEILPAVDIPNDRPEKQIDKKVRVVTTITYFLVD; this is translated from the coding sequence ATGAAATTCATCGGTGTTGTTGCAGCGCTTTTGGTGGCCGCGGGAATTGCCCTGGCCGGCTGGTTCGTCGGCACCTCCTTGGTCGAGAGCCGCCAGCCGCTGCGCACGGTGACCGTCAAGGGGCTTTCCGAGCGGGCCGTGCAGGCCGATCTGGGCTTCTGGCCCATCCGCTTCGTCGCCACCGGTCCGACCCTGGAAGCGGCCCGGGCCAGCCTTGAACGCTCCGAACAGGCGGTGCGCGACTTCCTCGCCGATCGCGGCTTCGCCGAAGGCGAAATCCAGGTGCAGAACGTACTCGTCGAGGATCGGGCGGCCGGCTACAACGCCTCGTCCATGAATGACGAATATCGCTTCGTGCTGACCGAGGACATGCTGGTGACCACCGACCGGGTCACCGACCTCGCCGATGCCAGCCGTTCGGTGGCGGACCTGTTGCGGCAGGGCGTGGTGTTCTCCTCGGATGCCTATAGCGCCGGGGCCTCCTTCGTCTTCACCGATATCAACGAGCACAAGAGTGCGATGCTGACCGAGGCAACCCAGCGTGCCCGCGAAACCGCCGAGCAATTCGCCACCGAATCCGGCGCGCTGGTGGGTGATATCCAGACGGCCAATCAGGGGGTGTTCGAAATCCTGCCCGCCGTCGACATTCCCAACGATCGCCCGGAAAAGCAGATCGACAAGAAGGTCCGCGTGGTGACGACCATCACCTATTTCCTGGTGGATTAG
- a CDS encoding Gfo/Idh/MocA family oxidoreductase, which produces MADEQARLGLGVVGAGMAAKPHAQALDALRDRIDVRGVWRRNGQELQRFCAEYDFPAAESYEALLADPAIDAILVLTPPNAREDIVAAAAGAGKHVLMEKPVERSTQAAERIVTLCDQAGVTLGIIFQHRFRAASQALAAKIRSGELGRLHVMHLVVPWWRPQEGYYDRPGRGTLAQDGGGVLITQAIHSLDLMLSLAGPVEAVTALAATTGLHRMEAEDFVAGGLEFANGAVGGLMATTANFPGGAETMTLNFDRASAILAGGNLTLNWMDGRSETIGETSSGGGGADPMAFPFDWHMAQIVDFADAVQQDRQPVSTGHTALAVHRLIDALIRSGKEGRRIEV; this is translated from the coding sequence ATGGCGGATGAACAGGCAAGGCTGGGACTGGGCGTGGTCGGCGCGGGCATGGCGGCAAAGCCCCATGCACAGGCGCTGGATGCATTGCGGGACCGGATCGATGTGCGCGGCGTCTGGCGGCGCAATGGCCAGGAATTGCAGCGCTTCTGCGCCGAATACGATTTCCCCGCCGCCGAGAGCTACGAGGCGCTGCTGGCCGATCCGGCGATCGACGCCATTCTCGTGCTCACCCCGCCCAATGCCCGCGAGGACATCGTGGCGGCGGCGGCCGGGGCGGGCAAGCATGTGCTGATGGAAAAGCCGGTGGAGCGCTCGACCCAGGCGGCCGAGCGCATCGTCACCCTCTGCGACCAGGCCGGCGTGACCCTGGGCATCATCTTCCAGCACCGCTTTCGCGCCGCCTCCCAGGCCCTGGCGGCCAAGATCCGAAGCGGCGAGCTGGGCCGGCTGCATGTCATGCATCTGGTCGTGCCCTGGTGGCGCCCGCAAGAGGGCTATTACGACCGGCCCGGGCGCGGCACCCTGGCTCAGGATGGCGGCGGCGTACTCATCACCCAGGCGATTCATTCGCTGGACCTGATGCTGAGCCTGGCCGGACCGGTCGAGGCGGTTACCGCCCTGGCGGCGACCACCGGCCTGCACCGGATGGAAGCAGAAGATTTCGTCGCCGGCGGCCTCGAATTCGCCAATGGCGCGGTGGGCGGGCTGATGGCGACGACCGCCAATTTCCCCGGCGGCGCCGAGACCATGACGCTCAATTTCGACCGGGCCAGCGCCATTCTGGCCGGCGGCAATCTGACCCTTAACTGGATGGACGGCCGCAGCGAAACCATCGGCGAGACCAGCAGCGGCGGCGGCGGCGCCGATCCGATGGCCTTCCCCTTCGACTGGCACATGGCCCAGATCGTCGATTTCGCCGATGCCGTGCAGCAGGACCGCCAGCCCGTCTCGACCGGCCACACGGCCCTGGCCGTACACCGGCTGATCGACGCGCTGATCCGGTCGGGCAAGGAAGGGCGCCGGATCGAGGTTTAG